In the Arthrobacter sp. CDRTa11 genome, AGCATGAGGCCGACGACGTTGTGGGCACCTACGCCAGCCACGCCGCGTTGCCGGTGGACGTTGTCACGGGGGACAGGGATCTCTTCCAGGTCGTCGACGACGCCCGCCAGGTGCGGGTCATCTACACCGCGCGCGGGATGAGGAACCTTGAAGTCATTACCGAAATCGTGGTGGTGGGCAAGTACCGTGTGCTGCCGCAGCAGTATGCGGACTACGCAACCCTGCGCGGCGACGCATCAGACGGGCTGCCGGGCGTTGCCGGCATCGGTGAGAAAACCGCGGCTTCGCTGCTCAAACAGTATGGGACGCTCGAGCGGCTCCTCGAAGCGGCGGCAGATCCGGGAAGCGGGCTGTCAGCATCCGTGGGGTCCAAGCTTGCGGCGGCAGCGGAATACCTCAAGGTCGCCCCCGCCGTCGTGAACCTCGTGCGCGACCTTGAGCTGCCCACCCTGGAGGAATCCGGCGCGCAGCTGCGCGCGGTGGCCGGCGAGCCGCGCGCCGAACTGCAACGGCTCGCCACCGAGTGGAACCTCGGCGGATCAGTCACGCGGCTCCTCGAGGCGCTCGACCGGCACAGCTGAGGAAGGGATTCGCCCCGGCTCAACTCGTGGCCGGGGCGAGGACGATATCAAAGCGTACACGCGCCCATTCCTGGCCTTCGAGGTTCCGGCCGCCGGGAGCCGGGGTTCCCGCAGCCTGGGGCTCGAATCTTTTGATCAGCGATTCCTTAACCCCGAAGACACTGTCGCCGATGTCGATTTGGGGATCACCCTCAACGAAGATGTGCGTCACCAGAGTTCGCAGCCCTTTCGCCGTGACCATAAAATGCAGATGGGAGGCCCGTACCGGTGAGCGGTGGGTGGCCTCAAGCAATCTCCCCACCGGCCCGTCGTGCGGGATGGGGTAAGGGGTGGGCGTCAGTCCCCAGAACGCGTACTTCCCGTCCTGGTCTGCGAACAGGTGGGCCC is a window encoding:
- a CDS encoding 5'-3' exonuclease, translated to MPDRLMLLDTASLYFRAFYGVPDTIRRSDGTPVNAVRGLLDMIARLTTDYGPTHLIACWDDDWRPQWRVDLLPSYKSHRVAEVIVGASDVEVVPDALEAQLPMIRRVLDLAGIAVVGAAEHEADDVVGTYASHAALPVDVVTGDRDLFQVVDDARQVRVIYTARGMRNLEVITEIVVVGKYRVLPQQYADYATLRGDASDGLPGVAGIGEKTAASLLKQYGTLERLLEAAADPGSGLSASVGSKLAAAAEYLKVAPAVVNLVRDLELPTLEESGAQLRAVAGEPRAELQRLATEWNLGGSVTRLLEALDRHS